From a region of the Candidatus Hydrogenedentota bacterium genome:
- a CDS encoding Hsp20/alpha crystallin family protein, translated as MKEQTNLSLRTSVQDLSDRLTRFLSPWMPSSLIETGTLFDPASTLLWKESGYPAVNVVDQENEILVTAELPGLEKDDFNLEIEQDRLLLRGEKKTEKEDKKGSYVIRESQYGSFSRSIPLPAAVDREAVHATYKQGVLRVTLPKTAEAKKSRIPVKVS; from the coding sequence ATGAAAGAACAAACGAATCTCTCTTTGAGAACAAGCGTACAAGATCTGAGCGATCGGTTAACGCGGTTCTTGAGCCCTTGGATGCCCTCTTCCTTGATCGAAACAGGAACGCTGTTCGACCCCGCTTCGACCCTCTTGTGGAAAGAATCCGGTTATCCCGCAGTGAACGTTGTAGATCAAGAAAATGAAATTCTTGTAACCGCGGAATTGCCAGGCTTGGAAAAGGACGATTTCAATCTTGAAATCGAACAGGACCGGCTCCTATTGCGCGGCGAGAAGAAGACTGAAAAGGAAGACAAGAAAGGCAGCTACGTGATCCGTGAATCGCAGTATGGAAGCTTTAGCAGAAGCATTCCCTTGCCTGCAGCGGTGGATCGTGAAGCGGTACATGCCACCTACAAACAAGGTGTGCTTCGGGTGACACTGCCCAAAACAGCTGAGGCGAAAAAAAGCCGCATCCCGGTGAAGGTGTCGTAA
- a CDS encoding Hsp20/alpha crystallin family protein — translation MKETTVPATVDSNVPETREDTRVLVPPVDIFETETGLVVVADLPGVKKEDVDVNVEKNVLTLKANASHHLNDSLSSREFNLRPFYRQFQLSEAVDQAGISAEMKYGMLTIHLHKVKEQQRRKIEVSVAS, via the coding sequence ATGAAAGAAACAACCGTACCCGCTACTGTAGATAGCAACGTGCCGGAAACCCGTGAAGACACCCGCGTACTGGTACCTCCGGTAGATATTTTTGAAACCGAAACAGGACTGGTGGTTGTCGCCGATTTGCCGGGCGTCAAAAAAGAAGACGTTGATGTAAACGTAGAAAAAAATGTGTTGACCCTGAAGGCAAACGCAAGCCATCACCTAAACGATTCTTTGAGCAGCCGTGAATTTAACTTGCGCCCCTTCTATCGCCAGTTCCAGTTGAGCGAGGCGGTGGACCAGGCAGGAATTTCAGCGGAAATGAAATATGGCATGTTAACCATCCATCTGCACAAAGTTAAAGAACAGCAACGCCGCAAAATTGAGGTTTCCGTAGCCTCCTAA
- a CDS encoding Hsp20/alpha crystallin family protein, which produces MTRYFWEPFAGLDLIRRDIDRLFEQAAAPRLRYARSAFLPGVSARSYPLINMREDSDTIHIEALAPGLNPDSIGVTVQRDQLRLEGEKAEINPDIKQDAYHRNERGAGRFTRVIQLPAEVDSDQVVAEYKNGLLLLTLPKHAAAKPKQIAVTVS; this is translated from the coding sequence ATGACAAGATATTTTTGGGAGCCTTTTGCAGGTTTAGATTTAATTCGTCGCGACATTGATCGCCTCTTTGAACAAGCAGCCGCGCCGCGCCTGCGCTATGCCCGTTCCGCTTTTTTGCCGGGCGTCTCTGCGCGCAGTTATCCGCTGATCAATATGCGTGAAGATTCCGATACGATCCACATTGAAGCGTTGGCTCCGGGATTGAACCCTGACAGCATCGGTGTAACGGTGCAGCGCGACCAACTTCGTCTGGAAGGTGAAAAAGCCGAGATCAACCCGGATATCAAACAAGATGCCTACCATCGCAACGAACGAGGCGCAGGCCGTTTTACACGGGTAATTCAATTGCCCGCGGAAGTGGACAGCGATCAGGTTGTTGCCGAATACAAGAACGGCCTTCTGTTGCTGACGCTGCCGAAACATGCGGCGGCGAAGCCGAAACAAATCGCCGTAACGGTGAGCTAA